One window of the Methylocystis parvus OBBP genome contains the following:
- a CDS encoding endonuclease domain-containing protein: MTRFDRTRAKTERARQLRRDMTGVEKKLWSRLTNAQLGVSFRRQHPIGPYFVDFYCATARLVVELDGDQHGFDAGLAADVRRTAFLSSKGLRVLRFWNNEVVTNIDGVVETIWLAVQPFLSNSTPTPTLPLAGGGSEPVD; encoded by the coding sequence ATGACGCGCTTCGACCGAACGCGCGCCAAGACGGAGCGCGCTCGCCAATTGCGACGCGACATGACCGGCGTCGAGAAGAAGCTTTGGAGCCGCCTGACCAATGCGCAGCTCGGCGTTTCGTTTCGCCGGCAGCATCCCATCGGACCCTATTTCGTCGACTTCTATTGCGCGACGGCGCGACTGGTTGTCGAACTCGATGGCGATCAGCATGGCTTCGATGCGGGGCTGGCGGCGGATGTGCGCCGCACCGCTTTCCTGTCGAGCAAAGGACTGCGCGTCCTTCGGTTCTGGAACAACGAGGTTGTGACCAATATTGACGGCGTCGTAGAGACGATCTGGCTCGCCGTTCAGCCGTTCCTTTCGAACTCGACCCCCACCCCGACCCTCCCCCTTGCAGGGGGAGGGAGTGAGCCAGTGGATTAA
- a CDS encoding NADH-quinone oxidoreductase subunit D produces MNDQAVAPAKPEAQGMRNFNINFGPQHPAAHGVLRLILELDGEVVERVDPHVGFLHRGTEKLMEARTYLQNVPYFDRLDYCAPMNQEHAFCLAIERLLGIEAPRRAQLIRVLYAEIGRLLSHLLNVTSQAMDVGALTPPLWGYEEREKLMVFYERACGARMHANYFRPGGVGRDLPDQLVEDIGAFCDPFLKVCDDLEGLFIENRIFKQRNVDIGVITLEDAWKWGYSGVMVRGSGAAWDLRKAQPYECYEEMAFDIPVGKNGDCYDRAVIRMEEMRQSTFIMKQCVEKLLSETGRGPVLTQNHKITQPSRPEMKRSMEALIQHFKLFTEGVHVPAGEIYAAVEAPKGEFGVYLVSDGGDKPYRCKIRAPGFAHLSSMDFMCKGHMLADVSAILGSLDIVFGEVDR; encoded by the coding sequence ATGAATGATCAAGCCGTCGCCCCCGCCAAGCCCGAAGCCCAGGGCATGCGCAACTTCAACATCAATTTCGGCCCGCAGCACCCCGCGGCTCACGGCGTTCTGCGCCTGATCCTCGAACTCGACGGCGAAGTCGTCGAGCGCGTCGATCCGCATGTCGGCTTTCTCCATCGCGGCACCGAGAAGCTGATGGAGGCGCGCACCTATCTGCAGAACGTGCCTTATTTCGACCGGCTCGACTATTGCGCGCCGATGAATCAGGAGCACGCCTTCTGTCTCGCGATCGAGCGCCTGCTTGGGATCGAAGCGCCGCGCCGCGCCCAGCTCATCCGCGTCCTTTACGCCGAGATCGGTCGTCTGCTCTCGCATCTCCTGAACGTCACCTCGCAGGCGATGGACGTTGGTGCGCTCACCCCGCCGCTGTGGGGCTATGAGGAGCGCGAGAAGCTCATGGTGTTCTATGAGCGCGCTTGTGGCGCGCGTATGCACGCCAATTATTTTCGTCCCGGCGGCGTCGGCCGCGACCTTCCGGATCAACTCGTCGAGGATATCGGCGCTTTCTGCGATCCTTTCCTCAAGGTTTGCGACGATCTCGAAGGCCTCTTCATCGAGAACCGCATCTTCAAGCAGCGCAATGTCGACATCGGCGTTATTACGCTCGAAGACGCGTGGAAATGGGGTTATTCCGGCGTGATGGTGCGCGGCTCCGGCGCGGCCTGGGATCTGCGCAAGGCGCAGCCTTATGAGTGCTACGAGGAGATGGCGTTCGACATTCCCGTCGGAAAGAACGGCGACTGCTACGACCGCGCCGTCATCCGCATGGAGGAGATGCGCCAGTCGACCTTCATCATGAAGCAGTGCGTCGAGAAGCTGCTGTCGGAAACCGGCCGCGGGCCGGTATTGACGCAAAACCACAAGATCACGCAGCCCTCGCGCCCCGAGATGAAGCGCTCCATGGAAGCGCTCATCCAGCATTTCAAGCTCTTCACCGAGGGCGTCCACGTTCCGGCCGGTGAAATCTACGCCGCGGTCGAGGCGCCCAAGGGGGAATTCGGCGTCTATCTCGTTTCGGATGGCGGCGACAAGCCGTATCGCTGCAAGATCCGCGCGCCGGGCTTCGCGCATCTCTCGTCCATGGATTTCATGTGCAAGGGCCACATGCTCGCCGACGTCTCGGCGATCCTTGGCTCGCTCGACATCGTCTTCGGGGAGGTCGATCGGTGA